A single genomic interval of Acidobacteriota bacterium harbors:
- a CDS encoding DUF4351 domain-containing protein: MIDHDRLFKELIATFFLEFLELFLPSMSAFMDADSIVFLDKELFTDVTSGDRHEADLIVKARFKNQESFFLIHVENQAQPQPQFGQRMFSYFARLYDKHRLPVYPIVIFSYDKPRRKQAAAHRVTFPDLDVLAFHYRVIQLNQYRWQDYARTENPVASALMAKMQIAVKERPRVKLECTRLLATLKLDRARMQLIAGFVDSYLKLTAAEMKMFTRELKRLAPAEQEKVMELTNSWIESGRRQGLQQGKREGLQQGKREGLRQGKREGEAALVLRLLRRRIGALERVSEERIRSLTLAQIERLAEALLDFREPQDLTRWLQKHLKR; this comes from the coding sequence ATGATTGATCATGACAGGCTATTCAAAGAATTGATTGCAACCTTCTTTCTGGAATTCCTTGAATTGTTTCTGCCTTCGATGAGTGCCTTTATGGATGCCGATTCTATTGTTTTTCTCGACAAGGAGTTGTTTACCGATGTGACATCGGGCGACCGTCACGAAGCCGATTTGATTGTCAAAGCGCGATTCAAAAATCAGGAATCGTTTTTTCTCATCCATGTGGAAAATCAAGCGCAGCCTCAACCGCAATTCGGGCAGCGAATGTTCAGCTATTTTGCGCGGCTTTACGATAAACACCGGTTGCCGGTCTATCCGATAGTGATTTTTTCTTACGACAAACCGCGCCGCAAACAAGCTGCCGCGCATCGCGTAACCTTTCCTGATTTGGATGTTCTGGCATTTCATTATCGGGTGATTCAACTCAATCAATATCGTTGGCAGGATTATGCGCGGACGGAAAATCCGGTAGCCAGCGCTTTGATGGCGAAAATGCAGATTGCCGTCAAAGAGCGCCCGCGAGTGAAATTGGAATGCACGCGGTTGCTGGCAACCTTGAAACTCGACCGGGCGCGGATGCAGTTGATCGCCGGATTCGTTGATAGCTATTTGAAATTAACCGCGGCGGAGATGAAAATGTTTACGCGGGAGTTAAAGCGATTGGCTCCTGCGGAACAGGAGAAGGTGATGGAATTAACCAACAGTTGGATTGAAAGCGGCAGGCGACAAGGTTTGCAACAAGGCAAGCGCGAAGGTTTGCAACAAGGCAAACGCGAAGGCTTACGACAAGGCAAACGCGAAGGCGAAGCGGCGCTGGTGTTGCGGTTGTTGCGCCGTCGGATTGGCGCGTTAGAGCGTGTCAGCGAAGAGCGCATCCGGTCGCTGACGCTGGCGCAAATCGAGCGCCTCGCAGAAGCCTTACTTGATTTTCGTGAACCTCAGGACTTGACCCGCTGGTTGCAAAAACACTTGAAACGTTGA